In Juglans regia cultivar Chandler chromosome 13, Walnut 2.0, whole genome shotgun sequence, the following proteins share a genomic window:
- the LOC109011189 gene encoding BTB/POZ domain-containing protein At1g63850-like isoform X2, with amino-acid sequence MIVSGLKKRQRVATTSASSVFFNDPSTADVILRLFITPSPFESSATTTPDSDETSSNHKYDDVQIHLHSHILHRSKYFAALLSDRWQPTHSLKNNSSNLKPLNLNLGVPSSSGSLQSHLTVLQLLYSSDLSGSIDSASTALDLLPVALELLFEDCVKSCVQFLEVVPWTEDEEKRVLNIIPFLKEEESKELLARVLPGRNDSCDEMLRGLVLSAIHNYPNVAFVKAFVAKILRDFSSMESAKRVLESAFETSLKVVKESLEEYSSPDFRGDHNETEAIQRLNLHTAMTNGRHLLWLVERMIELRVADTAVKEWSNQAAFTADLQRAFRDDAWRNIVPGLPAVVLRCTSKLANAVAAGNILATRQLVLDLEHLDLGETRTSW; translated from the exons ATGATAGTTTCCGGGCTCAAGAAAAGGCAGCGGGTGGCCACCACCTCCGCCTCCTCAGTATTCTTTAACGATCCCTCCACCGCAGACGTCATACTCCGCCTCTTCATTACACCCTCCCCATTCGAATCCTCCGCCACCACCACTCCAGATTCCGACGAAACCTCTTCCAACCACAAATACGACGACGTTCAGATCCACCTCCACTCACACATCCTCCACCGCTCCAAATACTTCGCCGCCCTCTTATCCGACAGATGGCAGCCAACCCACAGCCTTAAGAACAACAGTTCCAATCTCAAACCCTTAAATCTCAACCTTGGGGTCCCTTCCTCCTCTGGGTCCCTCCAGTCCCACCTCACCGTTCTCCAACTCCTTTACAGTTCCGATCTCTCCGGTTCCATCGATAGCGCCTCCACCGCCCTCGATCTCCTCCCCGTCGCCCTCGAGCTCCTCTTCGAGGACTGCGTCAAGTCCTGCGTCCAGTTCCTCGAGGTTGTGCCATGGACCGAGGACGAAGAGAAGCGAGTTTTAAATATAATCCCATTTCTGAAGGAGGAAGAGAGCAAGGAACTCCTTGCTAGGGTCTTGCCCGGTCGGAACGATTCGTGCGACGAAATGCTCCGAGGCCTGGTGTTGTCCGCCATTCACAATTATCCAAACGTGGCGTTCGTGAAGGCCTTCGTGGCGAAGATTCTGAGGGATTTCTCGTCGATGGAATCGGCCAAGAGGGTATTGGAGAGTGCGTTCGAGACGAGCTTGAAGGTCGTGAAGGAGTCGCTGGAGGAGTACTCGAGCCCGGACTTCAGAGGGGATCATAACGAGACCGAGGCGATTCAGAGGCTCAATCTGCACACGGCGATGACCAACGGCAGACATTTGCTGTGGTTGGTGGAGAGGATGATCGAACTGAGGGTGGCCGATACAGCGGTCAAGGAGTGGAGCAACCAGGCGGCCTTCACGGCCGATTTGCAGAGGGCGTTTCGGGACGATGCGTGGAGGAATATCGTGCCAGGGTTACCGGCTGTTGTGCTGAGATGCACCTCTAAGCTCGCTAATGCTGTCGCTGCGGGCAACATTTTGGCCACCAGACAG TTGGTTCTGGATCTTGAGCACTTAGATTTGGGCGAAACGCGGACCAGTTGGTAA
- the LOC109011188 gene encoding uncharacterized protein At1g01500-like isoform X1, with protein sequence MENSYETSNGNGLTDNGHVVMRNPSCKPCVKVSLPWLDLRVFYVRVCKCEIDDSTPEYLTLNHVPLNRDTLLEVNGVRTSIYSDGVSTLLRRDRLDKKSEEATFVSTDSIKMTGSVKFEVFDQDLLLLSGVLELCTSNGFVSESNHQGQEWSMNCESDVTVGTGFFNGKQVLGPELASPIIEVYIAGSCLGTPIILTKTLQLGHRKKHVRKGRLDSIPEYEAAEGQKDDPSRLALQVPLCQSNFVSEFPYDKPESEDDYNSRYSGTAYFEGEDGELSWFNAGVRVGVGIGLSICLGVGIGVGLLARTYQGTTRNFRRRLP encoded by the exons ATGGAGAATTCTTATGAGACGTCTAATGGGAATGGGCTGACTGACAATGGCCACGTGGTCATGAGGAACCCTTCTTGTAAACCCTGCGTAAAGGTTTCTCTACCTTGGCTTGATTTGAGAGTTTTTTATGTTCGAGTTTGCAAATGCGAGATCGATGATTCCACTCCCGAGTACCTCACACTAAACCATGTTCCACTCAACCGTGATACTCTTCTTGAAGTCAATGGTGTTAGAACAAGCATATATTCTGATGGGGTGTCAACCCTTCTTAGAAGGGATCGATTGGATAAGAAGTCTGAAGAAGCTACTTTTGTGAGCACTGATAGTATCAAGATGACAGGAAGTGTGAAATTTGAGGTCTTTGATCAAGATCTTCTCTTGTTATCTGGGGTTTTGGAATTGTGTACTAGTAATGGTTTTGTCAGTGAATCAAATCATCAGGGCCAGGAATGGAGCATGAACTGTGAATCTGACGTGACTGTGGGTACTGGTTTCTTTAACGGAAAACAAGTGTTGGGGCCAGAATTGGCTTCACCAATAATTGAGGTCTACATTGCAGGGTCCTGTTTGGGCACTCCAATTATCTTAACAAAAACTCTGCAACTGGGTCATCGAAAAAAGCATGTGAGGAAGGGCAGGTTGGATTCAATACCCGAGTATGAGGCAGCTGAAGGACAGAAAGATGATCCTTCCAGGCTTGCTTTGCAGGTACCCCTTTGCCAATCTAATTTT GTGTCAGAATTTCCGTACGACAAACCAGAAAGCGAAGATGATTACAACAGCCGGTACTCTGGGACAGCATATTTTGAAGGTGAAGATGGAGAGCTTTCATGGTTCAATGCTGGTGTAAGAGTGGGTGTTGGGATTGGCCTTAGCATTTGTCTTGGAGTTGGAATTGGTGTGGGCTTGCTAGCTCGAACCTACCAAGGCACCACCCGCAACTTTCGAAGGCGGCTACCGTAA
- the LOC109011188 gene encoding uncharacterized protein At1g01500-like isoform X2: MENSYETSNGNGLTDNGHVVMRNPSCKPCVKVSLPWLDLRVFYVRVCKCEIDDSTPEYLTLNHVPLNRDTLLEVNGVRTSIYSDGVSTLLRRDRLDKKSEEATFVSTDSIKMTGSVKFEVFDQDLLLLSGVLELCTSNGFVSESNHQGQEWSMNCESDVTVGTGFFNGKQVLGPELASPIIEVYIAGSCLGTPIILTKTLQLGHRKKHVRKGRLDSIPEYEAAEGQKDDPSRLALQVSEFPYDKPESEDDYNSRYSGTAYFEGEDGELSWFNAGVRVGVGIGLSICLGVGIGVGLLARTYQGTTRNFRRRLP, from the exons ATGGAGAATTCTTATGAGACGTCTAATGGGAATGGGCTGACTGACAATGGCCACGTGGTCATGAGGAACCCTTCTTGTAAACCCTGCGTAAAGGTTTCTCTACCTTGGCTTGATTTGAGAGTTTTTTATGTTCGAGTTTGCAAATGCGAGATCGATGATTCCACTCCCGAGTACCTCACACTAAACCATGTTCCACTCAACCGTGATACTCTTCTTGAAGTCAATGGTGTTAGAACAAGCATATATTCTGATGGGGTGTCAACCCTTCTTAGAAGGGATCGATTGGATAAGAAGTCTGAAGAAGCTACTTTTGTGAGCACTGATAGTATCAAGATGACAGGAAGTGTGAAATTTGAGGTCTTTGATCAAGATCTTCTCTTGTTATCTGGGGTTTTGGAATTGTGTACTAGTAATGGTTTTGTCAGTGAATCAAATCATCAGGGCCAGGAATGGAGCATGAACTGTGAATCTGACGTGACTGTGGGTACTGGTTTCTTTAACGGAAAACAAGTGTTGGGGCCAGAATTGGCTTCACCAATAATTGAGGTCTACATTGCAGGGTCCTGTTTGGGCACTCCAATTATCTTAACAAAAACTCTGCAACTGGGTCATCGAAAAAAGCATGTGAGGAAGGGCAGGTTGGATTCAATACCCGAGTATGAGGCAGCTGAAGGACAGAAAGATGATCCTTCCAGGCTTGCTTTGCAG GTGTCAGAATTTCCGTACGACAAACCAGAAAGCGAAGATGATTACAACAGCCGGTACTCTGGGACAGCATATTTTGAAGGTGAAGATGGAGAGCTTTCATGGTTCAATGCTGGTGTAAGAGTGGGTGTTGGGATTGGCCTTAGCATTTGTCTTGGAGTTGGAATTGGTGTGGGCTTGCTAGCTCGAACCTACCAAGGCACCACCCGCAACTTTCGAAGGCGGCTACCGTAA
- the LOC109011189 gene encoding BTB/POZ domain-containing protein At1g63850-like isoform X1: protein MIVSGLKKRQRVATTSASSVFFNDPSTADVILRLFITPSPFESSATTTPDSDETSSNHKYDDVQIHLHSHILHRSKYFAALLSDRWQPTHSLKNNSSNLKPLNLNLGVPSSSGSLQSHLTVLQLLYSSDLSGSIDSASTALDLLPVALELLFEDCVKSCVQFLEVVPWTEDEEKRVLNIIPFLKEEESKELLARVLPGRNDSCDEMLRGLVLSAIHNYPNVAFVKAFVAKILRDFSSMESAKRVLESAFETSLKVVKESLEEYSSPDFRGDHNETEAIQRLNLHTAMTNGRHLLWLVERMIELRVADTAVKEWSNQAAFTADLQRAFRDDAWRNIVPGLPAVVLRCTSKLANAVAAGNILATRQVRKKLVKDWLPVLIACKDNVSPMSPSNKSLYLELEETFLRIISTLPMSDAQELLQQCLSFSTRNVEDCPHLFTAFNTWFRRAARPPGTGTDGLC, encoded by the exons ATGATAGTTTCCGGGCTCAAGAAAAGGCAGCGGGTGGCCACCACCTCCGCCTCCTCAGTATTCTTTAACGATCCCTCCACCGCAGACGTCATACTCCGCCTCTTCATTACACCCTCCCCATTCGAATCCTCCGCCACCACCACTCCAGATTCCGACGAAACCTCTTCCAACCACAAATACGACGACGTTCAGATCCACCTCCACTCACACATCCTCCACCGCTCCAAATACTTCGCCGCCCTCTTATCCGACAGATGGCAGCCAACCCACAGCCTTAAGAACAACAGTTCCAATCTCAAACCCTTAAATCTCAACCTTGGGGTCCCTTCCTCCTCTGGGTCCCTCCAGTCCCACCTCACCGTTCTCCAACTCCTTTACAGTTCCGATCTCTCCGGTTCCATCGATAGCGCCTCCACCGCCCTCGATCTCCTCCCCGTCGCCCTCGAGCTCCTCTTCGAGGACTGCGTCAAGTCCTGCGTCCAGTTCCTCGAGGTTGTGCCATGGACCGAGGACGAAGAGAAGCGAGTTTTAAATATAATCCCATTTCTGAAGGAGGAAGAGAGCAAGGAACTCCTTGCTAGGGTCTTGCCCGGTCGGAACGATTCGTGCGACGAAATGCTCCGAGGCCTGGTGTTGTCCGCCATTCACAATTATCCAAACGTGGCGTTCGTGAAGGCCTTCGTGGCGAAGATTCTGAGGGATTTCTCGTCGATGGAATCGGCCAAGAGGGTATTGGAGAGTGCGTTCGAGACGAGCTTGAAGGTCGTGAAGGAGTCGCTGGAGGAGTACTCGAGCCCGGACTTCAGAGGGGATCATAACGAGACCGAGGCGATTCAGAGGCTCAATCTGCACACGGCGATGACCAACGGCAGACATTTGCTGTGGTTGGTGGAGAGGATGATCGAACTGAGGGTGGCCGATACAGCGGTCAAGGAGTGGAGCAACCAGGCGGCCTTCACGGCCGATTTGCAGAGGGCGTTTCGGGACGATGCGTGGAGGAATATCGTGCCAGGGTTACCGGCTGTTGTGCTGAGATGCACCTCTAAGCTCGCTAATGCTGTCGCTGCGGGCAACATTTTGGCCACCAGACAG gttAGAAAGAAGCTTGTGAAAGATTGGCTTCCTGTTCTTATCGCATGCAAGGACAATGTGTCGCCCATGTCGCCTAGTAACAAATCACTGTACCTGGAATTGGAAGAGACATTTCTGAGAATAATCTCCACACTGCCCATGTCAGATGCGCAGGAATTGTTGCAGCAGTGCCTAAGCTTTTCGACGCGAAATGTTGAAGATTGCCCTCACTTGTTCACAGCATTCAACACCTGGTTCCGCCGGGCGGCTCGACCTCCAGGAACAGGAACAGACGGCCTCTGTTAG